The window TATGTGGGGCCTGGTCAACAACGCGGGCATCTCGACGTTCGGGGAGGTGGAGTTCACCAGCATGGAGACTTACAAGCAGGTGGCGGAAGTGAACCTCTGGGGCACAGTGCGGGTGACAAAATCCTTTCTCCCCCTCATCCGAAGGGCCAAAGGTGAGCTGGAAAGGGACCTTCCTCATGACCCCTGGACCTGCCCCACCTTTTCATCTTTGCTCAGAATGGGAATAGGTCCCAGCAGATCCAACATCCCCCAGGGGCCGTGTGGGGGCCTGTGGCTGGTGTTGAGCGGAGGTGGTGTGGCCTGGCAGGCGGAAAGGGATGTGTGGTTTTTCAGAAAATAGAGCCTTCTCTGCAGCAAATCCCACTCTGGGAACCTAATCTGGAGGAACAGCCACCCTTGTGTACAGACCACATGCCCAAACCATGTTAGGAGCCAATGTAAGTAAACCACCTAGAAGCCAGGGATTCACATGTCCTCCCTAGAAGAACAGACAATTATGGCAAAAAGGGGAAGATCCATGTGATCTACCCTGCGGGCCCAGCAACGACAGGATGAACCCAGAGAGCGCTGTGGGGTTTTAGGAGAAGACCGCAGCCCTTCAGTGACTTCCAGTTTAGAGGTTTGTGAAAGGAGCCTCCCACAGTGCCCAGGATGGGGCTGTGCCTTCTCCTGGGCGCACACCCAGGGTGAGTGGGTCCCAGGTCTGCCCGGGCTGTCTGTCTGGATGGGCTCTGCCTCTTCCATGCCCCCAGGGCTGGGAGAAGCTGTGGTCTGACCCACCTAGCTGGGCCTGTGGGAGAGCCTTCTGTGGTCATCATTCTCTTCTCAGTGCCCGAGGCTCTGCCCACATGTCCCAGTCCTGAAGTCAGGTCCAgaaccctgctcctgcccctgcctctgctgcccctgcccctgcccctccctgcttgcCAACAGAGCACTGCCAGGTAATAGCATTTGGGGGGGAAATACAATGGGAGAACGTGGGAGGTGAGACACAGCTTAGTTGTGTTTTGTGCGTTTTACTGTGCCCTCCTGGTATACAGCTCTGCTTCTCACTCATTTCTCCTCCTCTGTCCTGCCCAGCACAGCTGGCTGCTGGGAAAGTGTCAGGGATGTTGATACTGATGTGTGGGTGGGAGCTGGCCTTGACGCTGAATGAGAAGGCCCTCAGACCTTGTGTGGTGCAAGCTGGGccccagcctggcaggcagaTAAAATAAGTATgagaggccaggaggccaggttctagccaggtttcTGGAAACatgccaggccccaggccctctgccaccatcatcccctcaccccccaggccaTACCCCTGAGCAGTGCTTGCTGTCTTCCTCTGTAGGCCGTGTGGTCAACATCAGCAGCATGCTGGGCCGCATGGCCAACCCGGCCCGCTCCCCGTACTGCATCACCAAGTTCGGGGTGGAGGCTTTCTCCGACTGCCTGCGCTACGAGATGCACCCTCTGGGTGTGAAGGTCTGTGTGGTGGAACCCGGCAACTTCATCGCTGCCACCAGCCTCTACAGCGCTGAGGGCATCCAGGCCACCGCCAATAAGATGTGGGATGAGCTGCCCGAGGTGGTGCGCAAGGACTACGGCAAGAAGTACTTTGATGAGAAGGTTGCCGCCATGGAGACCTACTGCAACAGTGGCTCCACCGACACGACCCCCGTCATCGACGCTATCACCCACGCCCTGACCGCCGCCAACCCCTACACCCGCTACCATCCCATGGACTACTACTGGTGGCTGCGAATGCAGATCATGACCCACTTGCCTGGAGCGATCTCCGACAGGATCTACATACACTGAAGAGTTTCTAGCTGGCCTCTGTCGGGAGccctggtgggtgggagggaaaagaaggagggagggaggaaggaaggagcttATGTAGTCACCTCTTCATTACTCACTTGTGGATTGTCCACCATCCCAGGAGGACCCACTACCAGTTTTAGTATCAACCGAAACGGGTAGCCCAGCCCGACTCGGGTGCACAGTGAGTGGCTTGGGCCTCTTCCATTGGGTGCGGAGTGGTGGGCAGGGCCCCTAAACTTCAGGGCAAACATGGTGCCTTGTCTTTCTGGAGTTGATTTCATACAAAGATTTGGGGGAAATACCTTtgtattaaaaatagatttattataaaacataatCCTAATCTTTTACATTTTAAGCCAAAATCCTGTTCAAAAAAtgtatctcatttgatccttaagCCAGTCTCAGGAATAAGGGGAcagattcttttcttttgtacacAAAGAATTTGCAGCCCAGAGAGGATACATGCATAATCCTCTTACTGCTTGTGGATGGTCCAGGTCACATGTTCCTGTCACTGCTGTAGAACTGCTTCACATTCTGTGTTCCAGGGTGCTCTGGGTCCAGCTCTGTGACCTCGCCTGAGCCTCATGTGCCCATGGTGCACCTTTCTGCATGTCCATGGTGCCAGTGTGTGTGGCCAAAGTTCAGAACTGActgtggagggggtgggaggttgTGGAGATTTACATTTGAGATTTCTCCAACCTCTTTTAAGACTTGGGACAGACTAAGTGAGAGGTACTCTTTGGCTAAGAGGGCGGTTTCTGGTTTGGGTCTGATTAGTTTTGCCTGGAGTAGAACCCCTGAGGCATCCTGAGCAGGAGCTATGGTGCAAAGGCCAGGCACTGTGGCACCCTCCCCCCCAGGGTGGGGCAAGTCTCTGTCTATCTCATGTGGTGTTCACACTCACACATtctgcgcgcgcacacacacacacacacacacacacacacacacacacacacacacctattctGTAGGGCTCAGGGTGGCCTTCATTGATGGCTTGCCTTCCTACTGTGgccttatcttttttttaaggaagaatttattgatttttagagagagaggaagggagagggggagagagaaacattgatgtaagagcgcaacatcgattggctgcctcctgcatgctccctaacagggattgagcccacaacccgggcatgtgcccttgaccaggaatcgaacccaaacctcctggtgcatgtgatgcctcccaaccaactgagccacacaggcgaGGGCTGTGGCCTTATTTTTAATTCAGAAGTCAGGTCACTGATAGGCTGTCATCATTTCTTGGAGTTGGGTTTGAAGGCTTCCCTCCTTGAAATTTCCCAGGGCCTGGATGTCCGGACCTAAACCAGGCACTATCCTCCTCCAGGTGGCTGCAGGCCTCGGACAGGGTCCTGGGTGTCAAGCCTCGCCAGTCCCAGCACTGCGCTTCCGTCCTCCCTGGAAGGGCCATGCCGGCCTCGAGAGGGCGCCCTGCACCCGCAGCCAGAACACCCTGTGCTCACGGCTGGGAGCTTCCACTCAAGCCTGAGGTCTCTCAAAGGGTTTGTGATCCCCACTGGCACAAAGACACAAGGTCCTTTAGAAACAGCTCCCGCGGCTCTGTAGCTAGCTGGCTTCAATGTGGAGCTGATGCTAGGAGAAGGCAGAAGGACCTCGGCAGCTGGGACTGACCGCGGGGCTCAGGCAGTGCCAAGGAAAAGCAGATCCCACAGTGAGCAAATTCACCCTGCCTGTGTCCCTTTGCCTCCTGTCTTCAGTCAGGGGTGCCCTGTCCCAGCTCCCTTCTGCAAGGTGAGGCCGAGAGGCCTGCAGGGATGACGGTGAGGGCAGGCAGATCTGAAATGCCGTAGAGCCCAGAGAGGGACATGTGATGGCCATCATGTTTACATAACAATAAGATCTTTTTGTCTCACAGAGCTTGCCTTTCAGAATTGCATTTTCACATCTTTTATTTtcatgcttaattttttaaaaatatatttttattgacttcagttaggaagggagaaggagagatagaaacatcaatgatgagagagaatcattgatcggctgcctcctgcacaccccctactggggattgagcctgcaacccatgcatgtgcccttcactggaatcgaacccgggacccttcagtccacaggccaatgttctgtccactgagccaaaccagctagggctcgtgCTTAATTTTATTAAAGGAAAAGGAATGCATGGATAGCTAGGATCTAGCAGGTGGGGGAGAAGGTCTCACGCTCAGAGCTGGGGTCAGCAGTAACGTGAACACTGGAGAAGCTGCATCCAAGTCTGCTGGGGTCTCCAGGAGAAAGCTAGAACTGCTGGGCTGGCCTGCAAGCTGCCTGAGTTTTAATTTTTGTCCCTGTGATTGAAAACCCCAGAGAACCTCCCCTCCAGATAACCTCAGTACTAATTAAAACCTCACATTTACCATTCACGTTCTGGCAGCTTAGTGCCTACTGAGGTGCAGAGTTTTGATTCTCACAAGAGCCGGCTGAAGTGGGCAGAACAGAGGTGGTGGTTCTCAACAGAAGAAGTGATTTATTTAGTGTCACCGTCCCCGGAGTGCTGCTGTCCACCATCACTGACCCTGCGGCCCCAACAGCCCTGGGAACTGGGTGGGTCAGGGTCAGCAAGCACCCAGGCCCTCACTGATTGTCTGCAGAGAGCTGCCCCTTCCTATGCTGCTGAGGGGAGAGACGAAACCTTCCAAAGGCTGCCACCGGCTCTCACTGTCCAGTCCTACTGTCCAGGCGCTGCCTTGGAGAGGAGCACTGTCTCCAGCATCCACCCCTTGGAAGGATTCCCTGGGTCAGTGAGGCTTGATGTTTCTCCCACTGTCTCTGGCCAGTAGGACTAGCCTGGGCGCCTTGACGGACACTCCCGTCTCCCAGTCAGCAGGTCCCTGGGCCAGGGACCAAGCATTcatgatctcatttgatcttccTCAGGGCCTGTGAGACTGGAGAGCATCCAGTACCCTCTGCCGGTCCTGCTGTGCACCCCTGTGGTGTGACCTTCAGCCAGTGGCTCTCAGTCCAGGGCCTCAATTGGTGCCTCAGGCAAGAGGAGGGAAAGCAAGTAGACAAAGCCTCTAActgtgggaggggcctcgggCGAGGCTCAGCTTGCACCCTAGACTTTGCCCAGTAGTACCTCTGTCCGTGGGTCCCATGGCCTGCTGTCAGCCTGCACTGACCTCCTGACAATGCCTTGTTACAGAGCGCATGTGCTTGACAGTCCACCCTGGGCCAAGAGGCACTGTGAGCAGGTGACAGGCTGCCTGGCCCTGCCGGCCACAAGCTGCTTGGGCTGTGCCCCTGCTGCCCACAGCAGGG is drawn from Myotis daubentonii chromosome 3, mMyoDau2.1, whole genome shotgun sequence and contains these coding sequences:
- the BDH1 gene encoding D-beta-hydroxybutyrate dehydrogenase, mitochondrial — its product is MLTARLSRPLSKLPGKTLSFCNRENGTRHTLLFYPASFVPVGRRTYADAVNPVGSKAVLVTGCDSGFGFSLAKHLHSKGFLVFAGCLLKDKGDAGAKELDSLKSDRLRTVQLNVCKGEEVEKAVEVIRSSLEDPEKGMWGLVNNAGISTFGEVEFTSMETYKQVAEVNLWGTVRVTKSFLPLIRRAKGRVVNISSMLGRMANPARSPYCITKFGVEAFSDCLRYEMHPLGVKVCVVEPGNFIAATSLYSAEGIQATANKMWDELPEVVRKDYGKKYFDEKVAAMETYCNSGSTDTTPVIDAITHALTAANPYTRYHPMDYYWWLRMQIMTHLPGAISDRIYIH